Proteins encoded by one window of Streptomyces sp. LX-29:
- a CDS encoding alpha/beta hydrolase produces the protein MAQQTLAERGARLGRPMGAAGAGRTVHGVVLLLPPGRSEGTGRPSPLAAARVRPLARHLVKAARHEGLTAHVVRYRCRGWNGSSAHPADDARWAADEVVRRYGDVPICLAGHGMGARAALHAADHPAVASVLALSPWFPEPDVARTPDPVRQLIGRQVLIAHGTNDERTDPDLSYRLAERAKKVNRDVCRFEVHSDGHHLHQHHAEVQALAADFLLGSLFAHAFSRPVADAFAAPPPLGLRMPLAAGFGGSLRR, from the coding sequence ATGGCTCAGCAAACGTTGGCGGAACGCGGGGCCCGGCTCGGGCGCCCGATGGGCGCGGCGGGCGCCGGACGCACCGTACACGGCGTGGTGCTGCTGCTCCCTCCGGGCAGGTCGGAGGGGACCGGTCGGCCCTCCCCGCTGGCCGCCGCGCGGGTGCGGCCGCTGGCCCGGCACCTGGTGAAGGCGGCCCGACACGAGGGGCTGACCGCGCACGTCGTCCGCTACCGCTGCCGGGGCTGGAACGGCTCCTCGGCCCACCCGGCCGACGACGCCCGCTGGGCCGCCGACGAGGTGGTGCGCCGCTACGGCGACGTGCCCATCTGCCTGGCCGGCCACGGCATGGGCGCCCGGGCCGCCCTGCACGCCGCCGACCACCCCGCGGTCGCCTCGGTGCTGGCCCTGTCCCCCTGGTTCCCCGAGCCGGACGTGGCGCGGACCCCCGACCCGGTCCGCCAGCTCATCGGCCGTCAGGTCCTGATCGCCCACGGCACCAACGACGAGCGCACCGATCCCGACCTCTCCTACCGCCTCGCCGAGCGCGCCAAGAAGGTCAACCGCGACGTGTGCCGCTTCGAGGTGCACTCCGACGGCCACCACCTCCACCAGCACCACGCCGAAGTCCAGGCCCTCGCCGCCGACTTCCTCCTCGGCTCCCTCTTCGCGCACGCCTTCTCCCGCCCCGTCGCGGACGCCTTCGCCGCCCCGCCCCCACTCGGTCTGCGGATGCCGCTGGCCGCGGGCTTCGGCGGGTCGCTGCGGCGCTGA
- a CDS encoding VanZ family protein has product MSGVQGHGSGRKAAFRFRAAGFVLLAAHLSYVCWAILRPLDVPYVTPVSLEPLSSIRADLELGPREAVRSMGRELLLLAPLGVLLPLAAGRVAARRLTSLARTVFTGAMISLTIEVLDSRATGQVVNIDTVLLNTAGVALAHLAVVPAVRGWLRRRADRREPAALPRDEEPRPVTPRISRVAIAPWSDALSGARPYR; this is encoded by the coding sequence ATGTCAGGCGTGCAGGGTCATGGTTCCGGCCGCAAGGCCGCATTCCGCTTCCGCGCGGCGGGCTTCGTACTTCTCGCCGCTCACCTTTCGTATGTCTGCTGGGCGATCCTGCGCCCGCTCGACGTGCCCTATGTGACCCCGGTGTCCCTGGAGCCGCTGTCGAGCATCCGCGCGGATCTGGAGCTCGGGCCGCGGGAGGCCGTGCGCAGCATGGGCCGTGAGCTGCTGCTGCTGGCCCCGCTGGGGGTGCTGCTGCCGCTGGCCGCGGGGCGGGTGGCGGCGCGCCGACTCACCTCGCTGGCCCGTACGGTCTTCACCGGCGCGATGATCTCGCTCACCATCGAGGTGCTGGACAGCCGGGCCACCGGCCAGGTCGTCAACATCGACACGGTGCTGCTCAACACCGCCGGAGTGGCGCTGGCGCACCTGGCCGTGGTGCCCGCCGTCAGGGGTTGGCTACGCCGCCGGGCGGACCGCCGGGAACCGGCGGCCCTCCCTCGGGACGAGGAGCCGCGACCGGTGACCCCGAGGATCTCCAGGGTCGCCATCGCCCCGTGGAGCGACGCTCTGTCCGGTGCCCGCCCCTACCGTTGA
- a CDS encoding PspC domain-containing protein, producing MSAALVRPRHNRRIAGVCAALAQRFGMSAKTMRVIFVVSCLLPGPQFLLYLALWALLPGEKAYREAW from the coding sequence ATGTCCGCCGCACTCGTACGCCCTCGACACAACCGCAGGATCGCCGGCGTCTGCGCGGCGCTGGCCCAGCGTTTCGGGATGTCCGCGAAGACCATGCGGGTGATCTTCGTCGTCTCGTGTCTGCTGCCGGGCCCGCAGTTCCTGCTCTATCTGGCGCTGTGGGCGCTGCTGCCCGGGGAGAAGGCGTACCGCGAGGCCTGGTGA
- a CDS encoding adenosine deaminase codes for MTTSSNNERPTSDQIRRAPKVLLHDHLDGGLRPGTIIDLAREVGYDALPETEPDKLGVWFREAADSGSLERYLETFSHTCAVMQTREALVRVAAECAEDLAEDGVVYAEVRYAPEQHLEAGLTLEEVVEAVNEGFREGERRAKVNGHRIRVGALLTAMRHAARALEIAELANRYRDLGVVGFDIAGAEAGFPPTRHLDAFEYLKRENNHFTIHAGEAFGLPSIWQALQWCGADRLGHGVRIIDDIQVAEDGTVELGRLASYVRDKRIPLEMCPTSNLQTGAASSYAEHPIGLLRRLHFRATVNTDNRLMSGTSMSREFEHLVSTFGYTLDDMQWFTVNAMKSAFIPFGERLAMINDVIKPGYAELKSEWLFRQAAATTAVTSESVSDEG; via the coding sequence ATGACGACGAGCTCGAACAACGAACGCCCCACCTCTGACCAGATCCGCCGTGCGCCCAAGGTGCTGCTCCACGACCACCTCGACGGCGGGCTGCGCCCCGGCACCATCATCGACCTCGCCCGCGAGGTCGGCTATGACGCCCTGCCGGAGACCGAGCCCGACAAGCTCGGCGTCTGGTTCCGAGAGGCCGCCGACTCCGGCTCGCTCGAGCGCTACCTGGAGACCTTCTCCCACACCTGCGCCGTCATGCAGACCCGCGAGGCGCTGGTCCGGGTCGCCGCCGAGTGCGCCGAGGACCTGGCGGAGGACGGTGTCGTCTACGCCGAGGTGCGGTACGCCCCCGAGCAGCACCTGGAGGCCGGACTGACCCTCGAAGAGGTCGTCGAGGCCGTGAACGAGGGCTTCCGCGAGGGCGAGCGTCGCGCCAAGGTCAACGGTCACCGCATCCGCGTCGGCGCGCTGCTCACCGCGATGCGGCACGCCGCCCGCGCCCTGGAGATCGCGGAGCTGGCCAACCGCTACCGCGACCTGGGCGTCGTCGGCTTCGACATCGCGGGCGCCGAGGCCGGCTTCCCGCCCACCCGCCACCTGGACGCCTTCGAGTACCTCAAGCGGGAGAACAACCACTTCACCATCCACGCCGGTGAGGCCTTCGGGCTGCCCTCCATCTGGCAGGCGCTCCAGTGGTGCGGCGCCGACCGGCTCGGCCACGGCGTCCGCATCATCGACGACATCCAGGTCGCCGAGGACGGTACCGTCGAGCTCGGCCGGCTCGCCAGCTACGTGCGCGACAAGCGCATCCCGCTGGAGATGTGCCCCACCTCCAACCTGCAGACCGGTGCCGCCAGCTCCTACGCCGAGCACCCGATCGGCCTGCTGCGCCGACTGCACTTCCGTGCCACGGTGAACACCGACAACCGCCTCATGAGCGGCACCAGCATGAGCCGGGAATTCGAGCACCTGGTCTCCACCTTCGGTTACACGCTCGATGACATGCAGTGGTTTACCGTTAATGCGATGAAGTCCGCATTCATTCCTTTCGGTGAACGTCTTGCCATGATCAATGACGTCATCAAGCCGGGATATGCTGAGCTGAAGTCCGAATGGCTGTTCCGGCAGGCCGCCGCGACCACGGCCGTGACCAGCGAGTCTGTCAGCGATGAGGGCTGA
- a CDS encoding LysR family transcriptional regulator has protein sequence MQHEQRSARRVSRVSNGKDITVTNEATDVDSESWAATLAPRLAQFAAVARHEHVTRAAHELGMPQSTLSRAMARLEQDLGVALFARRGRAVALTPAGRAFLASTERALAEVDRAAESVRADADPAAGKVAFGFLHTLGWETVPGLIRAFRVDHPRVRFQLVQNYGEAMLERMRAGDLDLCLTSPVPDAPDLVARRLDEQKLRLVVPEDHRLAGRKRIRLAEASTELFVTLEPGYGLRRITDALCAEAGFTPRIAFEGEEAETLRGLVAAGLGVALLPPPAVPRPGVAELTVTAPRAVRAIGVAWLDGHPDTPPVAAFKRFLLSRRGQLLPR, from the coding sequence GTGCAGCATGAGCAGAGGTCAGCGCGTCGGGTGTCACGCGTTAGCAACGGAAAAGACATCACCGTGACGAACGAGGCCACGGACGTCGACTCGGAGTCCTGGGCGGCGACGCTCGCCCCGCGGCTGGCGCAGTTCGCCGCCGTCGCCCGGCACGAGCACGTCACCCGCGCCGCCCATGAGCTCGGCATGCCCCAGTCCACGCTCAGCCGCGCCATGGCCCGGCTCGAACAGGACCTGGGCGTCGCGCTGTTCGCCCGGCGCGGCCGGGCCGTGGCGCTCACCCCCGCCGGGCGCGCCTTCCTCGCCTCCACCGAGCGCGCGCTCGCCGAGGTCGACCGCGCCGCCGAGTCGGTGCGCGCCGACGCCGACCCGGCCGCCGGCAAGGTCGCCTTCGGCTTTCTGCACACCCTCGGCTGGGAGACCGTACCCGGCCTGATCCGCGCCTTCCGCGTCGACCACCCCCGGGTGCGCTTCCAACTCGTCCAGAACTACGGCGAGGCCATGTTGGAACGGATGCGCGCGGGCGACCTCGACCTGTGTCTGACCTCGCCCGTCCCCGACGCCCCCGACCTGGTCGCCCGTCGTCTCGACGAACAGAAGCTCCGACTCGTCGTCCCCGAGGACCACCGCCTGGCCGGCCGCAAGCGGATCCGGCTCGCCGAGGCGTCCACGGAGCTCTTCGTCACCCTGGAACCCGGCTACGGACTGCGTCGCATCACCGACGCGCTGTGCGCCGAGGCCGGATTCACCCCCAGGATCGCCTTCGAGGGGGAGGAGGCCGAGACCCTTCGCGGCCTGGTCGCCGCCGGCCTCGGCGTGGCCCTGCTGCCGCCGCCCGCCGTCCCGCGCCCCGGCGTCGCCGAGCTCACCGTGACCGCTCCCCGCGCCGTCCGCGCGATCGGCGTCGCCTGGCTCGACGGCCACCCCGACACGCCGCCCGTCGCCGCCTTCAAGCGCTTCCTCCTCAGCCGGCGCGGCCAACTGCTGCCCCGCTGA